The genomic window GGATTTCAGGGCTTATGAAGACAGTGCAGATGTGGCTCAAAAAGAAGAAAACAAAGCTGAAAAGAAAGATTGGAAACAAAATAATCCAACAGGAAATCTAAGCTTTAATGAGCAGAAAGAATATCAAAAAATAGAAAGGGAAATCAAAGATTTAGAAATCGAAAAAACTAAAATCGAACAGTTATTCTCTGACGGAAAAGTTGCCGATGCTGATATTGAAAAGAAAGCAAATGAATTGCAAAATATCATCAGCAAAATAGACGCAAAAGAAGAGCGCTGGTTTGAGCTTTCTGCTAAAATTGAAGGATAATTTTTAGTTTTCAGTCGCAGTGGCAGTTTTCAGTTTAAAGTTTAAAGTTTTTAACCAAAAAGCCTATTTTATTATATTAGCATTTTTAAAATATAAATACCACATGAAAAAATTATTAGCCGCATTATTTAGTTTAACACTATTTGTTTCTTGTGTAAGTTCGGAAAAAGACACAGCTTCTGAACCAGAGAAGGATTACAGAGAACAAAATGAGCAGGAAATCAGAGATTATATTGCCAAAAACAATCTAACTGCACAACGCACAGAGTCTGGTTTGTATTACATTATAAATGAAGCAGGAACTGGTAAACAGCCAACAGCCTCATCAAATGTTACTGTAGCGTACACTGGCTCTTTTACAAGCGGAAAAACATTCGATCAAAGCAGTAGTGCCGGTATCTCTTTCCCTTTAAATCAAGTTATTAAAGGATGGACAGAAGGTATTCCGTTATTTAAAGAAGGCGGCAGCGGTACATTGCTAATTCCATCTCATTTGGGTTACGGAAGCCGCAGCAACTCTTCAATCCCAGGAGGTTCAGTACTTATATTTGATGTAAAATTGATCAAAGTAAATTAATTCCCAATTGCAAATTTCTAAATGCTTTTTCAAATAAAATCTTATCTAAAATTTCTTTGGAAATCTAAAAACGAACATGCGGTTCACTCCCCTTTTGTTTTTAATTTACTGACAAAATGTTTTTATGATAAGAAGCCAAAGCCAGAGTATTCTATTCTCAAAAATTATAGAAAATCGCTTTTAGAAAATAAAAATTTTATTGAGGTAACAGATTTTGGTGCGGGTTCGAAAGTCTTTAAATCAAACAAAAGACAAATTTCCAAAATTGCGCAGACAGCTGGAATTTCGCCAAAGCGAGCCGAATTATTGTTTCGCGTAACAAATTACTTTAAGCCAGAAAATATTCTGGAAATAGGAACTTCTTTGGGTTTGGCGACTTCTGCCCTGGCACTTGGAAACACAAAAGCAAAAGTTGTAACCATTGAAGGCTGTCCGCAGACTGGAGGCACTGCCAAAAATCAATTGGATAAATTTGAGTGTAAAAATGTTGAAACTATAATCTCAGAATTTGAATCTTTTTTAATTTCTGAAAACATTCAAGCCACAAATTACAATCTGATCTATTTTGACGGAAATCATTCTAAAAAAGCAACTTTAGCTTATTTCGAAGTTCTCCTTCAAACAATCGACAACGATTCTGTTTGGATTTTTGATGATATTCATTGGTCGCCAGAAATGGAAGAAGCTTGGGAGATTATAAAAAATCATCCTAAAGTAAAAGTAACCATCGACACCTTTCAGTGGGGATTTGTATTTTTTAGATACGAACAACCAAAAGAACATTTTATAATTCGAACATAAAAAATAAAAAATGGCAATCATCTCTGATTGCCATTTTTTTACTAATTCAAAAAATATTTTTTATTTTTTTGCTTCTTTATTCTCTTCAGATTTTGCTCCCATTCTGTTAACAGTATACATTGGCGCAAATTTAACTTTTAAACCAGCAATTTTTCTGTTGTCTTCAGACGAAAGTCCTTCTTTTTCAACAGTATTTTTTCTGCTGTCAAGTGCTTCATACAATAATTTAATTTCATCCCAGTCTTCTCTAGAATAACTATCTTTATTGTTTTCAACTGTGTGTACGAATTGTTGGTAAACGCTATGGATATTCTGAGCATTAACCCAGCTAAAGCTCATATCGTCTCCAATTTTTCCTTCACCAAATAAAGCGTTTCTTAATTGTTGTTTTGGACTTGCTGCTGGCGGGGCCAAAAGGGTGGATACTTCATTTTTAAAGTCCTCGTATTTTGCTTTACTTGTATTTATTTTTTCAGTTTCGGCAGCATTATCTTTAATATCTGCTAAAGCTAAGTTAGCTTCTGCTGCTCTTCTGTCGTATTCTGCTTCTACAGCATTCCAATTTTCTTTTAAATCTTCGGCTTTTACGTTTTTAACCGAATCTACGTAGGTTACATAAGAATCAATTGTACGCTGTGCTTTTTCTTGTTTTTCGTCTTTACACGATGTAAAGCTCAATGCTAATAATGCAATTCCTGCGGCTATTTTTATACTTTTCATAATCTTGATTGTTTAATTAATTACATTTCAAAGATACTTAAAACTCATGCCCTTAAATTACATTATTACCATATTTTTAATATTTAAAATATATTAAATCTGTAAAATTTAAAAAATAATGATAATTATATAAAACAATTAAAAAATAACATAACAGTTTTAAAATAGATAACATTTGATTTAAGATATGCAGAATTTAGAATTGGATCATGTAACAAAAACCAATAATAAGCTACTTATCTTTTTAATTCAAAAGTGTTTTGTACTTTTAAATCCAAAATTGTAAACCGAAATGGCTGAACCATTAATTAAAATAACCGACATTAAACGAAATTTCGTTTTAGGCAACGAAATTGTGTATGTATTAAAAGGAATAGATCTAGAAATAAACAAAGGCGAATATGTTGCTTTAATGGGACCTTCTGGCTCTGGAAAATCTACATTAATGAATTTATTAGGCTGTTTAGACACACCAACTTCGGGACATTATGTTTTGAACGGAAAAGATGTCAGCCAAATGAGGGATGATGAATTAGCCGAAATCAGAAATAAAGAAATTGGTTTTGTTTTTCAGACATTTAATTTACTGCCAAGAACAACCGCACTTGATAACGTTGCACTTCCTATGATTTATGCCGGCTACGGAAAATCTGATCGTATCGCAAGAGCTACCGAAGTTTTAAAACAGGTAAACCTAGCCGATAGAATGGATCACCAGCCAAACCAGCTTTCTGGAGGACAACGCCAGCGTGTTGCTGTTGCCCGAGCTTTGGTCAATAAACCATCGATCATTCTAGCCGATGAACCGACAGGAAATTTAGATAGTAAAACTTCCGTTGAAATCATGAAACTCTTTGGAGATATTCACGCACAAGGAAATACGGTCATTCTAGTAACTCACGAAGAAGATATTGCGGCTTATGCGCATCGTGTAATTCGTCTACGTGACGGGCTAATTGAAAGTGATACAACTAAATAATTTTAGATTTCTGATTTTAGATTTTAGATTATTTTCTAAACCTAAAATAAGTATAGACAACAGTTTTACAATCTAAAATCAAAACTCTGCAATCTACAATAAAAATGAAAGTATATACCAAAACAGGCGATAAAGGTACAACAGCTCTTTTTGGCGGAACTCGTGTACCAAAAGACCATATTCGCATTGACAGTTATGGAACTGTTGATGAATTGAACTCTTATATCGGATTAATCCGCGATCAGGAAATCGACTCAAGTTATAAAACTATTCTAATAGAAATTCAGGATCGTCTTTTTACAGTTGGTGCCATTTTGGCAACGCCGCAAGAAAAAGAAGTTTTGAAGAACGGCGAGCTTAGACTGAAAAATTTAGGAATAATTGACTCAGATATTGAATTATTAGAAAAAGAGATTGATAAGATGGACGAAAGTCTTCCGCCAATGACTCACTTTGTTTTACCAGGCGGTCATCCTACCGTGTCACATTGTCATATTGCCCGCTGTATTTGCCGTCGCGCAGAGCGTTTAGCTGTTCATTTAAGCCACAATGAGCATGTACCCGAAATCGCAATTCAGTACTTAAACCGACTTTCTGACTACCTTTTTGTCTTGGCACGGAAGTTGTCGTCAGACTTAAAAGCGGAGGAAGTGAAATGGATACCCAGAAAATAAATTTTCTGCAAATTCCAGATTTTTGAAATCCCAAATTCCAAAGTAAAAATTAAATTCTTTCGATTTTTAAAGCAAAATAAAGCTGTAAAAATTGGAATTTGGAATTTAAATATTGAGTTTTCATAGGCCTTTTTTGGAATTTGAAATTAAAATATCGGAATTTAACAAGAGACGTTCTTAATTTTTATTAAAATAAATCAAAATTTACTTGTCTTTTTCAGTAAAAAATTTATTTTTGCACAAACTAAACAGATAACAGATGTATTGGACATTAGAATTAGCATCTTATTTAAGTGATGCGCCATGGCCTGCTAACAAAGATGAACTTATAGACTACGCAATTAGAGCTGGTGCTCCATTAGAAGTAGTTGAAAACCTTCAGTCAATCGAAGACGAAGGCGAGATATATGAATCAATGGAAGAAATTTGGCCTGATTATCCAACAGACGAAGATTATCTTTGGAATGAGGATGAATATTAAAAAATAAACCAAAGGAAAAAGTCTCATCACAGAGGCTTTTTTTTTGGTTCAAATACATATAAATAATAAAGAAATACAATAAATCATGAGTTTCATAAACAGTATTATTAAAGTCTTTGTAGGTGATAAATCACAGAAAGATGTCAAAGCTTTACAACCTTACTTAAACAAAATTAAAACATTCGAAACTACTTTAATGAGTCTGTCTAATGACGAATTACGAGGGAGAACTGTATATTTTAAAGATAGAATAAAAGAAGCTAGAGCAGACAAAGATGCTAAAATTGCTGCGCTTAAAGCGGAAGTAGAAAACATCGAAGACATTGACAAAAGAGAAGATCTTTATGATGCTATTGATGCTCTTGAAAAAGAAGCTTATGAAATTTCAGAAAAAACTTTATTGGAAATTCTTCCAGAAGCATTTTCTGTTGTTAAAGAAACAGCTCGTCGTTTTAAAGACAATTCTCATATCGAAGTTACTGCAACTCCAAAAGACCGCGAATTTTCAGCAACAAAACCATATATTACAATTGATGGCGAAAAAGCAGTTTGGGCTAACAAATGGAATGCTGCTGGAAAAGACATCACTTGGGACATGATTCACTATGATGTTCAGTTAATTGGTGGTATGGTATTACATGAAGGTAAAGTTGCCGAAATGCAAACGGGTGAAGGTAAAACTTTAGTTGCTACACTTCCACTATACTTAAATGCTTTGACAGGAAACGGAGTTCACTTAGTAACAGTGAATGACTACTTGGCAAAACGTGATAGTACTTGGAAAGCGCCATTATTCGAATTTCACGGTTTAACTGTGGACTGTATCGATAATCACCAGCCAAGTACAGAAGCTAGAAAAAGAGCTTATGATGCTGATATCACTTACGGAACCAACAACGAATTTGGTTTTGACTACTTAAGAGACAACATGGCGCACTCGCCTAGCGATTTAGTTCAGAGAAAACACAATTATGCAATTGTCGACGAGGTCGATTCTGTATTAATTGATGATGCAAGAACACCGCTTATTATTTCAGGACCAGTTCCACAGGGAGATCGTCACGAATTCAATGAATTGAAACCAAAAATCGAGAACTTAGTTGCACAACAACGTCAGTTAGCAAATGGTTTCTTAGCTGAAGCTAAAAAATTAATTAAAGAAGGAAATACTAAAGAAGGTGGTTTCTTATTATTAAGAGCTTACAGAAGTTTACCTAAAAATAAAGCATTAATTAAATTTTTAAGTGAAGAAGGAATTAAACAATTACTTCAAAAAACTGAAAATCAATACATGCAGGATAACAATCGCGAAATGCATAAAGTTGACGAAGCTTTATATTTTGTGATTGAAGAAAAAAACAATCAAGTAGAATTAACAGATAACGGTATTAAATATCTTTCTGGAGATACTGATGCAGATTTCTTCGTTTTACCAGACATCGGAACAGAAATCGCTGCTATCGAAAAACAAAAACTTGATAAAGATTCTGAAGCTGAAGCTAAAGAGAGATTATTCCAAGATTTTGGTGTAAAAAGCGAGCGTATTCATACTCTTACTCAGCTTTTAAAAGCATATGCTTTATTCGAAAAAGACGTAGAATATGTTATCATGGACAACAAAATCATGATTGTCGATGAGCAGACAGGTCGTATCATGGATGGACGTCGTTATTCTGACGGTTTACACCAAGCGATCGAAGCTAAAGAAAATGTAAAAATCGAAGCTGCTACACAAACTTTTGCTACTGTTACATTACAGAATTATTTCAGAATGTACAGCAAATTAGGTGGTATGACGGGTACAGCAGTTACAGAAGCTGGCGAGTTATGGCAGATTTATAAATTGGATGTTGTTGAAATTCCAACCAACCGCCCGATTGCAAGACACGATAAAGAAGATTATATCTACAAAACAACACGTGAGAAATTCAACGCTGTTATTGAAGACGTTACTGAATTATCAAACGCTGGAAGACCAGTTTTGATTGGAACAACTTCTGTAGAGATT from Flavobacterium fluviale includes these protein-coding regions:
- a CDS encoding FKBP-type peptidyl-prolyl cis-trans isomerase, whose translation is MKKLLAALFSLTLFVSCVSSEKDTASEPEKDYREQNEQEIRDYIAKNNLTAQRTESGLYYIINEAGTGKQPTASSNVTVAYTGSFTSGKTFDQSSSAGISFPLNQVIKGWTEGIPLFKEGGSGTLLIPSHLGYGSRSNSSIPGGSVLIFDVKLIKVN
- a CDS encoding O-methyltransferase, coding for MLFQIKSYLKFLWKSKNEHAVHSPFVFNLLTKCFYDKKPKPEYSILKNYRKSLLENKNFIEVTDFGAGSKVFKSNKRQISKIAQTAGISPKRAELLFRVTNYFKPENILEIGTSLGLATSALALGNTKAKVVTIEGCPQTGGTAKNQLDKFECKNVETIISEFESFLISENIQATNYNLIYFDGNHSKKATLAYFEVLLQTIDNDSVWIFDDIHWSPEMEEAWEIIKNHPKVKVTIDTFQWGFVFFRYEQPKEHFIIRT
- a CDS encoding DUF6565 domain-containing protein — translated: MKSIKIAAGIALLALSFTSCKDEKQEKAQRTIDSYVTYVDSVKNVKAEDLKENWNAVEAEYDRRAAEANLALADIKDNAAETEKINTSKAKYEDFKNEVSTLLAPPAASPKQQLRNALFGEGKIGDDMSFSWVNAQNIHSVYQQFVHTVENNKDSYSREDWDEIKLLYEALDSRKNTVEKEGLSSEDNRKIAGLKVKFAPMYTVNRMGAKSEENKEAKK
- a CDS encoding ABC transporter ATP-binding protein, which gives rise to MAEPLIKITDIKRNFVLGNEIVYVLKGIDLEINKGEYVALMGPSGSGKSTLMNLLGCLDTPTSGHYVLNGKDVSQMRDDELAEIRNKEIGFVFQTFNLLPRTTALDNVALPMIYAGYGKSDRIARATEVLKQVNLADRMDHQPNQLSGGQRQRVAVARALVNKPSIILADEPTGNLDSKTSVEIMKLFGDIHAQGNTVILVTHEEDIAAYAHRVIRLRDGLIESDTTK
- a CDS encoding cob(I)yrinic acid a,c-diamide adenosyltransferase codes for the protein MKVYTKTGDKGTTALFGGTRVPKDHIRIDSYGTVDELNSYIGLIRDQEIDSSYKTILIEIQDRLFTVGAILATPQEKEVLKNGELRLKNLGIIDSDIELLEKEIDKMDESLPPMTHFVLPGGHPTVSHCHIARCICRRAERLAVHLSHNEHVPEIAIQYLNRLSDYLFVLARKLSSDLKAEEVKWIPRK
- a CDS encoding DUF2795 domain-containing protein is translated as MYWTLELASYLSDAPWPANKDELIDYAIRAGAPLEVVENLQSIEDEGEIYESMEEIWPDYPTDEDYLWNEDEY
- the secA gene encoding preprotein translocase subunit SecA — translated: MSFINSIIKVFVGDKSQKDVKALQPYLNKIKTFETTLMSLSNDELRGRTVYFKDRIKEARADKDAKIAALKAEVENIEDIDKREDLYDAIDALEKEAYEISEKTLLEILPEAFSVVKETARRFKDNSHIEVTATPKDREFSATKPYITIDGEKAVWANKWNAAGKDITWDMIHYDVQLIGGMVLHEGKVAEMQTGEGKTLVATLPLYLNALTGNGVHLVTVNDYLAKRDSTWKAPLFEFHGLTVDCIDNHQPSTEARKRAYDADITYGTNNEFGFDYLRDNMAHSPSDLVQRKHNYAIVDEVDSVLIDDARTPLIISGPVPQGDRHEFNELKPKIENLVAQQRQLANGFLAEAKKLIKEGNTKEGGFLLLRAYRSLPKNKALIKFLSEEGIKQLLQKTENQYMQDNNREMHKVDEALYFVIEEKNNQVELTDNGIKYLSGDTDADFFVLPDIGTEIAAIEKQKLDKDSEAEAKERLFQDFGVKSERIHTLTQLLKAYALFEKDVEYVIMDNKIMIVDEQTGRIMDGRRYSDGLHQAIEAKENVKIEAATQTFATVTLQNYFRMYSKLGGMTGTAVTEAGELWQIYKLDVVEIPTNRPIARHDKEDYIYKTTREKFNAVIEDVTELSNAGRPVLIGTTSVEISELLSRMLKMRGVTHNVLNAKMHKQEAQIVEEAGKAGVVTIATNMAGRGTDIKLSPEVKAAGGLAIVGTERHDSRRVDRQLRGRAGRQGDPGSSQFYVSLEDNLMRLFGSERVAKVMDRMGLKEGEVIQHSMMTKSIERAQKKVEENNFGVRKRLLEYDDVMNSQREVVYKRRRHALFGERLKLDIANMLYDTCEVIVSNNKVANDFKGFDFDLIRYFGITSPISEADFLKSSDIEITGKVYKEALAFYTEKTERSAREAFPIIKGVYEEPNNHFERIVVPFTDGIKTLNVVTDLKKAYDSEGAQLIADFEKNITLSIVDEAWKKHLRKMDELKQSVQLAVHEQKDPLLIYKLEAFNLFRSMLDNVNKEVISFLFKGDLPAQDVPEIHEAREVRQKENLQLTKDEIPNSENINREAGETQQRQVTETIVRDMPKINRNDTVTVQEVATGKTETMKFKKAESLLAAGTWVIVNE